The Streptomyces sp. NBC_01298 genome contains the following window.
GGCGTCGCCGACGGTCTTGAGACCCTTGACGTCCTCGTCCGGGATCTTCACCTCGAAGCGCTCTTCGGCGGCGACGACGACCTCGACCATGGACAGCGAGTCGACGTCCAGGTCGTCGGTGAAGGACTTCTCGAGCTGGACGTCCTCGACCGGGATGCCGGCGATCTCGTTCACGATCTCCGCGAGACCTTCGACGATTTCTTCCTGGGTGAAGGCCATGTTGGCGCTCCTTCTATATAGCTAGCTGGGGTCGAACGGAGTCCGGGATGTGGATCCCGGGCCCTAGGGGAGGGTAACGACCGTGGCGGCGTAGACGAGC
Protein-coding sequences here:
- a CDS encoding acyl carrier protein; the encoded protein is MAFTQEEIVEGLAEIVNEIAGIPVEDVQLEKSFTDDLDVDSLSMVEVVVAAEERFEVKIPDEDVKGLKTVGDAAKYILDNQA